The Lysobacter capsici genome has a segment encoding these proteins:
- the secG gene encoding preprotein translocase subunit SecG: protein MLLFLNVIYVLIAIAMIALILMQRGAGAQAGSGFGGGASATVFGARGSSNFLSKATKWLAIAFFVISLFMAWQASRVTTAAPKALDQSLMNQQIPATQPAPATGTPAAPATGVPAAPTGTAPAGTAPAGTAPAGATPQAPTGQAAPAPTGTVPAAPSATPAQAPAQQAVPAKQPATGG from the coding sequence ATGCTGTTGTTCCTCAACGTCATCTATGTGTTGATCGCGATCGCCATGATCGCGCTGATCCTGATGCAACGCGGCGCGGGAGCGCAGGCGGGCTCGGGTTTCGGCGGCGGTGCCTCGGCGACCGTGTTCGGCGCCCGTGGCTCGTCCAACTTCCTGTCCAAGGCCACCAAGTGGCTGGCGATCGCGTTCTTCGTGATCAGCCTGTTCATGGCCTGGCAGGCGAGTCGCGTCACCACCGCCGCGCCGAAGGCGCTCGATCAGAGCCTGATGAATCAGCAGATCCCGGCGACCCAGCCCGCGCCGGCGACCGGTACGCCGGCCGCGCCCGCGACTGGCGTCCCGGCCGCTCCGACGGGTACGGCTCCGGCCGGCACCGCTCCGGCCGGCACCGCTCCGGCCGGCGCGACCCCGCAGGCTCCGACGGGTCAGGCTGCTCCGGCGCCCACGGGCACGGTTCCGGCCGCGCCGTCGGCGACGCCCGCGCAGGCGCCGGCTCAGCAGGCAGTCCCGGCAAAGCAGCCGGCTACTGGCGGCTGA
- a CDS encoding trypsin-like serine peptidase has protein sequence MKSHRINPPCRLSRKLALLSGIALLSSAALAMAGEKVIRTAYGDVASIDAPKSQQLNAKNAQAHPFATARQRAAAKPVIWVDRDSKAGPAASAELTDKLVRTAGSAPGGDAPAFGNYLARTHFRATWDKLDALDARQGAAPDVSISQEKDGAHYGYTRTLGNYYTTQWKAAPWNKIGKLYFTKPDGSGSYCTAQVSSGTAVLTTAAHCVYTFGSGWNSNFLFVPAERYGEAPYGKFGWSTARVPTNWINQGTRRWDVAVIKLTGEQVSGIPVTSYVGWLGRAWNQPYSLFTYSHGYASNLSTQYTNICAGQTYDSVSEGTNVVVQGCDMTYGASGGAWLINYTPNSSAGNQVNSVVSGPHIGAFGTAWVGARFNDDNIVALCTAIGC, from the coding sequence ATGAAGTCGCATCGCATCAATCCCCCGTGCCGTCTTTCGCGCAAGCTCGCCTTGCTCAGCGGCATCGCGCTGCTCTCCTCCGCCGCCCTCGCGATGGCCGGCGAAAAAGTGATCCGCACCGCCTACGGCGACGTCGCTTCGATCGACGCCCCCAAGTCGCAGCAGCTCAACGCCAAGAACGCCCAGGCCCACCCGTTCGCGACCGCGCGCCAGCGCGCCGCGGCCAAGCCGGTGATCTGGGTCGACCGCGACAGCAAGGCCGGCCCCGCCGCTTCGGCCGAACTGACCGACAAGCTGGTCCGCACCGCCGGCAGCGCGCCGGGCGGCGACGCGCCGGCGTTCGGCAACTACCTCGCCCGCACCCATTTCCGTGCCACCTGGGACAAGCTCGACGCGCTGGACGCGCGCCAGGGCGCCGCCCCGGACGTCTCGATCTCGCAGGAGAAGGACGGCGCGCACTACGGCTACACCCGCACTCTGGGCAACTACTACACCACCCAGTGGAAGGCGGCGCCGTGGAACAAGATCGGCAAGCTGTACTTCACCAAGCCCGACGGCAGCGGTTCGTACTGCACCGCGCAGGTCTCCAGCGGCACCGCGGTGCTGACCACCGCGGCGCATTGCGTCTACACCTTCGGCTCGGGCTGGAACTCGAACTTCCTGTTCGTGCCGGCCGAGCGTTACGGCGAGGCGCCGTACGGCAAGTTCGGCTGGAGCACCGCGCGCGTGCCGACCAACTGGATCAACCAGGGCACCCGCCGCTGGGACGTGGCGGTGATCAAGCTCACCGGTGAACAGGTCAGCGGGATTCCGGTGACCAGCTATGTCGGTTGGCTCGGCCGCGCCTGGAACCAGCCGTATTCGCTGTTCACCTACTCGCACGGCTACGCCAGCAATCTGAGCACGCAGTACACCAACATCTGCGCCGGCCAGACCTACGACTCGGTGTCGGAAGGCACCAACGTGGTGGTTCAGGGCTGCGACATGACCTACGGCGCCAGCGGCGGCGCGTGGCTGATCAACTACACGCCCAACTCCAGCGCCGGCAATCAGGTCAACAGCGTGGTCAGCGGCCCGCACATCGGCGCCTTCGGCACCGCCTGGGTGGGCGCGCGCTTCAACGACGACAACATCGTCGCGCTGTGCACCGCGATCGGTTGCTGA
- the nuoF gene encoding NADH-quinone oxidoreductase subunit NuoF, whose protein sequence is MAHGHHDYSKGYGPVGPAPQEHQVVYTTLHYDTPWSYDNYLKTGGYSALRKILTEKTPQDEIINAVKASGLRGRGGAGFPTGLKWSFMPKGSGTQKYILCNSDESEPGTAKDRDILRFNPHSVVEGMAIACYATGSTVAYNYLRGEFHHEPFEHFEQALKEAYENGWLGKNVLGSGVDIDIYGALGAGAYICGEETALMESLEGKKGQPRYKPPFPANFGLFGKPTTINNTETYASVPAILRNGAEWFLNLGKPNNGGPKIFSVSGHVNNPGNFEIRLGTPFADLLQMAGGVRNGNKLKAVIPGGSSMKVLPAEQMLACTMDYDSLQKAGSGLGSGAVIVMDETACMVRACQRIARFYFKESCGQCTPCREGTGWMYRMLTRIVDKHATLEDLQMLRAAAGQIEGHTICAFGEAAAWPVQGFLHHFWDEFEYAIVNKRFLVDDQAAGTVVEKKVAA, encoded by the coding sequence ATGGCTCACGGTCACCACGACTATTCCAAGGGCTACGGCCCGGTCGGCCCGGCTCCGCAGGAGCACCAGGTCGTCTATACGACGCTGCACTACGACACGCCGTGGTCGTACGATAACTACTTGAAGACCGGCGGCTACAGCGCGCTGCGCAAGATCCTGACCGAGAAAACCCCGCAGGACGAGATCATCAACGCGGTCAAGGCCTCGGGCCTGCGCGGCCGCGGCGGCGCGGGTTTCCCGACCGGCCTGAAGTGGAGCTTCATGCCCAAGGGCAGCGGCACCCAGAAGTACATCCTGTGCAACTCGGACGAATCCGAGCCGGGCACCGCCAAGGATCGCGACATCCTGCGTTTCAACCCGCATTCGGTGGTCGAAGGCATGGCGATCGCCTGCTACGCGACCGGCTCGACCGTGGCCTACAACTATCTGCGCGGCGAATTCCATCACGAGCCGTTCGAGCATTTCGAGCAGGCGCTGAAGGAAGCCTACGAGAACGGCTGGCTGGGCAAGAACGTGCTCGGCAGCGGCGTGGACATCGACATCTACGGCGCGCTCGGCGCCGGCGCCTACATCTGCGGCGAAGAAACCGCGCTGATGGAATCGCTGGAAGGCAAGAAGGGCCAGCCGCGCTACAAGCCGCCGTTCCCGGCGAATTTCGGCCTGTTCGGCAAGCCGACCACGATCAACAACACCGAGACCTATGCCTCGGTGCCGGCGATCCTGCGCAACGGCGCGGAGTGGTTCTTGAACCTGGGCAAGCCCAACAACGGCGGTCCGAAGATCTTCTCGGTCTCCGGTCACGTCAATAATCCGGGCAATTTCGAAATCCGCCTGGGCACCCCGTTCGCCGATCTGCTGCAGATGGCCGGCGGCGTGCGCAACGGCAACAAGCTCAAGGCCGTGATTCCCGGCGGTTCGTCGATGAAGGTGCTGCCGGCCGAACAGATGCTGGCCTGCACGATGGACTACGACTCGCTGCAGAAGGCCGGTTCCGGTCTGGGCTCGGGCGCGGTCATCGTGATGGACGAAACCGCCTGCATGGTGCGCGCGTGTCAGCGCATCGCGCGGTTCTATTTCAAGGAAAGCTGCGGCCAGTGCACGCCGTGCCGCGAAGGCACCGGCTGGATGTACCGCATGCTGACCCGCATCGTCGACAAGCACGCGACCTTGGAAGACCTGCAGATGCTGCGCGCCGCCGCCGGCCAGATCGAAGGCCACACCATCTGCGCGTTCGGCGAAGCCGCGGCGTGGCCGGTGCAGGGCTTCCTGCATCACTTCTGGGACGAGTTCGAGTACGCGATCGTCAATAAGCGATTCCTGGTGGACGATCAGGCCGCGGGCACCGTGGTCGAGAAGAAGGTGGCTGCATGA
- a CDS encoding DNA-deoxyinosine glycosylase: MATTSNSAVLHSFAPIQSPRARVLILGSMPGAASLAAARYYAHPQNRFWPIMGALIGAGPELEYPRRIQALRAAGIALWDVLAQCEREGSLDSAIRDDTAVANDFAGFFAGHPRVATVLFNGAKAEASFRRFVLKPLARPDLTLLRLPSTSPANASQRYEAKLSAWREALRAAGVAVREA, translated from the coding sequence ATGGCCACGACCTCCAACTCAGCCGTGCTGCACAGCTTCGCCCCGATCCAGTCGCCACGGGCGCGGGTGCTGATCCTGGGCAGCATGCCCGGCGCGGCTTCGCTCGCCGCCGCTCGTTATTACGCGCATCCGCAGAACCGGTTCTGGCCGATCATGGGCGCGCTGATCGGCGCCGGGCCGGAACTGGAGTACCCGCGGCGGATCCAGGCCCTGCGCGCGGCAGGGATCGCGCTGTGGGACGTGCTCGCCCAATGCGAGCGCGAAGGCAGCCTGGATTCGGCGATCCGCGACGACACCGCGGTGGCCAACGACTTCGCCGGTTTCTTCGCCGGCCACCCGCGGGTCGCCACGGTGCTGTTCAACGGCGCCAAGGCCGAGGCCAGCTTCCGCCGGTTCGTGCTCAAGCCGCTGGCGCGCCCGGACTTGACCTTGCTGCGCCTGCCCTCGACCAGCCCGGCCAATGCCTCGCAGCGTTACGAGGCCAAGCTGTCGGCCTGGCGCGAGGCCTTGCGCGCGGCCGGGGTGGCGGTGCGCGAGGCCTGA
- a CDS encoding NADH-quinone oxidoreductase subunit D: MPLVNSGTSGLNNAEIRNYTFNFGPQHPAAHGVLRLILEMDGEVVQRADPHIGLLHRGTEKLVESKPFNQSIGYMDRLDYVSMMCNEHAYVRAIETLLGIEAPERAQYIRTMFDEITRILNHLMWVGSNALDLGAMAVFLYAFREREELMDCYEAVSGARMHAAYYRPGGVYRDLPERMPQYKESPWKKGAGLKRFNAWREGSMLDYLDAFADDFPKRVDEYETLLTDNRIWKQRTVGIGVIPPEQALAWGMTGPMIRGSGIAWDLRKKQPYAKYAEVDFDIPVGVNGDCYDRYLVRIAEMRESTRIIKQCVKWLRANPGPVIVDNFKVAPPKREEMKDDMEALIHHFKLFSEGYCVPAGETYAAVEAPKGEFGCYLVSDGANKPFRCKLRAPGFAHLSSMDEVVKGHMLADVVAMIGTYDIVFGEIDR, from the coding sequence ATGCCGCTGGTCAACAGCGGCACCTCCGGCCTCAACAACGCCGAGATCCGCAACTACACCTTCAACTTCGGTCCCCAGCATCCGGCCGCGCACGGTGTGCTGCGCCTGATCCTGGAGATGGACGGCGAAGTGGTGCAGCGCGCCGATCCGCATATCGGTCTGCTGCATCGCGGTACCGAGAAGCTGGTCGAGTCCAAGCCGTTCAACCAGTCGATCGGTTACATGGATCGGCTGGACTACGTGTCGATGATGTGCAACGAGCACGCTTACGTGCGCGCGATCGAGACCCTGTTGGGGATCGAAGCGCCCGAGCGCGCGCAGTACATCCGCACGATGTTCGACGAGATCACCCGCATCCTCAATCATCTGATGTGGGTCGGTTCCAACGCGCTCGACCTGGGCGCGATGGCGGTGTTCCTGTACGCGTTCCGCGAGCGCGAAGAGCTGATGGACTGCTACGAAGCGGTCTCCGGCGCGCGCATGCACGCGGCGTATTACCGCCCCGGCGGCGTCTACCGCGACCTGCCCGAGCGCATGCCGCAGTACAAGGAATCGCCGTGGAAGAAGGGCGCCGGCCTCAAGCGCTTCAACGCTTGGCGCGAAGGCTCGATGCTCGATTACCTCGACGCCTTCGCCGACGACTTCCCCAAGCGCGTCGACGAATACGAGACCCTGCTGACCGACAACCGCATCTGGAAGCAGCGCACCGTCGGCATCGGCGTGATTCCGCCGGAGCAGGCACTGGCCTGGGGCATGACCGGCCCGATGATCCGCGGTTCGGGCATCGCCTGGGATCTGCGCAAGAAGCAGCCCTACGCCAAGTACGCGGAAGTCGATTTCGACATCCCGGTCGGCGTCAACGGCGACTGCTACGACCGCTATCTGGTGCGCATCGCGGAAATGCGCGAATCCACCCGCATCATCAAGCAGTGCGTGAAGTGGCTGCGTGCCAATCCCGGCCCCGTGATCGTCGACAACTTCAAGGTCGCCCCGCCCAAGCGCGAGGAGATGAAGGACGACATGGAAGCCCTGATCCATCACTTCAAGCTGTTCTCGGAAGGCTATTGCGTGCCGGCCGGCGAGACCTACGCCGCGGTCGAAGCGCCCAAGGGCGAGTTCGGCTGCTACCTGGTTTCCGACGGCGCCAACAAGCCGTTCCGCTGCAAGCTGCGTGCGCCGGGCTTCGCGCATCTGTCGTCGATGGACGAAGTCGTCAAGGGCCACATGCTGGCCGACGTCGTGGCGATGATCGGTACCTACGACATCGTGTTCGGCGAGATCGATCGGTGA
- the tpiA gene encoding triose-phosphate isomerase: MRRRIVAGNWKLHGSREFAFALLDEVAAQTPPAGVERVILPPLPYLGELVEHYGERGLNFGAQDVSCNVKGAYTGEVSAAMLKEVGAVYGLVGHSERRQYHGESSELVARKFAAAKAAGLVPILCVGETLSEREDGKAQWRLQEQLAPIFELVGVLGLDGAILAYEPVWAIGTGKTASPEQAQEMHAFIRSEIAAHDARIAGSLPILYGGSVKADNAAALFSQPDVDGGLVGGASLVAADFNAIAAAAAP, from the coding sequence ATGCGCCGCAGGATCGTCGCCGGAAACTGGAAGCTGCATGGCAGCCGCGAATTCGCATTCGCCCTGCTCGATGAAGTCGCGGCGCAAACGCCGCCGGCCGGGGTCGAGCGGGTGATCCTGCCGCCGCTGCCGTATCTGGGCGAGCTGGTCGAGCACTACGGCGAGCGCGGCCTGAACTTCGGCGCGCAGGACGTGAGCTGCAACGTCAAGGGCGCCTACACCGGCGAAGTCTCCGCGGCGATGCTTAAGGAAGTCGGCGCGGTCTATGGCCTGGTCGGCCATTCCGAGCGCCGCCAGTACCACGGCGAAAGCAGCGAACTGGTCGCGCGCAAGTTCGCCGCGGCCAAGGCCGCGGGGCTGGTGCCGATCCTGTGCGTGGGCGAGACCTTGAGCGAACGCGAGGACGGCAAGGCGCAATGGCGCCTGCAGGAACAGCTCGCGCCGATCTTCGAACTGGTCGGCGTGCTCGGTCTGGACGGCGCGATCCTCGCCTACGAACCGGTCTGGGCGATCGGCACCGGCAAAACCGCCAGCCCCGAGCAGGCCCAGGAAATGCACGCATTCATCCGTAGCGAAATCGCGGCGCACGATGCTAGAATTGCTGGCTCGCTACCGATCCTTTATGGCGGTAGCGTGAAAGCCGACAATGCCGCCGCGCTGTTTTCCCAGCCCGACGTCGATGGCGGCCTGGTCGGCGGCGCCTCCTTGGTCGCAGCGGACTTCAACGCCATCGCGGCAGCGGCGGCACCCTGA
- a CDS encoding DUF6445 family protein, which yields MKPIPPRPLLPILPYRKPTPGRDYWVVDDVLPDPDGVRARFLAKTDWSQGYPYKPESWPGQRAMPGLSEEELAIVETRVREALGATRLWVGAAPDGQTLNHNCVQVVGIDECEPRPHTDSRTMCRYAAVLYLNPSVPDHCGTGFYRQRLGNGQRGGNTVSPPHANLVEALGTRFVAPDAFVEDVVVPHRYNRLLLYRANLIHSASGYWGRTLDTMRMAAVFFWMV from the coding sequence ATGAAACCGATCCCGCCCCGCCCGCTGCTGCCGATCCTGCCGTATCGCAAGCCGACACCGGGCCGCGACTACTGGGTCGTCGACGATGTCCTGCCCGACCCCGACGGCGTGCGCGCCCGTTTCCTGGCCAAGACCGACTGGAGCCAGGGCTACCCGTACAAACCCGAAAGCTGGCCCGGGCAGCGCGCCATGCCCGGCCTGAGCGAGGAGGAACTGGCGATCGTCGAGACCCGGGTGCGCGAGGCGCTCGGCGCCACCCGCCTGTGGGTCGGCGCCGCGCCGGACGGGCAGACCCTCAATCACAACTGCGTGCAGGTGGTCGGCATCGACGAATGCGAACCGCGCCCGCATACCGACTCACGCACGATGTGCCGCTACGCCGCGGTGCTGTACCTGAACCCTTCGGTGCCGGATCACTGCGGCACCGGTTTCTATCGCCAGCGTCTGGGCAACGGCCAGCGCGGCGGCAATACCGTGTCGCCGCCGCACGCCAATCTGGTCGAAGCCCTGGGCACCCGGTTCGTCGCGCCCGACGCCTTCGTCGAGGACGTGGTGGTCCCGCACCGCTACAACCGCCTGCTGCTGTACCGCGCCAACCTGATCCACAGCGCCAGCGGCTACTGGGGCCGGACCCTGGACACCATGCGCATGGCCGCGGTGTTCTTCTGGATGGTCTGA
- the nuoE gene encoding NADH-quinone oxidoreductase subunit NuoE translates to MKATGNFEAAQHVDPMVALSDGTRAHIDHWLAKFPPDRKRSAVLQGLHAAQEQNGGWLTDELIAAVAKYLSLPPVWAYEVASFYSMFETEKVGRNNVAFCTNISCWLNGAEDLVRHAEKKLGCKLGESTADGRVFLKREEECLAACCGAPVVVVNGHYHEKLDATKVDELLDGLK, encoded by the coding sequence ATGAAAGCGACAGGCAATTTCGAGGCCGCACAGCACGTCGATCCGATGGTGGCACTGTCGGACGGCACGCGCGCGCACATCGACCACTGGCTGGCCAAGTTCCCGCCGGACCGCAAGCGCTCGGCCGTGTTGCAGGGCCTGCATGCGGCGCAGGAGCAGAACGGCGGCTGGTTGACCGATGAGCTGATCGCCGCGGTCGCCAAGTACCTGAGCCTGCCGCCGGTGTGGGCCTACGAGGTCGCGAGCTTCTACTCGATGTTCGAGACCGAAAAGGTCGGCCGCAACAACGTCGCGTTCTGCACCAATATCAGCTGCTGGCTCAACGGCGCGGAAGACCTGGTCCGCCACGCCGAGAAGAAGCTGGGCTGCAAGCTCGGCGAATCCACCGCCGATGGCCGGGTCTTCCTCAAGCGCGAGGAAGAATGCCTGGCCGCGTGCTGCGGCGCGCCGGTGGTCGTCGTCAACGGTCATTACCACGAGAAGCTCGACGCGACGAAAGTCGACGAGCTGCTCGATGGTTTGAAGTGA
- a CDS encoding NADH-quinone oxidoreductase subunit A — protein MLAEYLPTLLFLIVAGGIGVALLVVGNVLGPKRPTAEKLSPYECGFEAFEDARMQFDVRYYLIAIQFIIFDLEIIFIVPWATVFRDLGPVGLIEMGIFASMLLLGFVYVWKKGALEWE, from the coding sequence GTGCTGGCCGAATACCTGCCGACTCTGCTGTTCCTGATCGTCGCCGGTGGTATCGGCGTCGCCCTGTTGGTGGTAGGCAATGTGCTCGGGCCCAAGCGCCCGACCGCGGAGAAATTGTCTCCCTACGAATGCGGCTTCGAAGCCTTCGAAGACGCGCGCATGCAATTCGACGTGCGCTACTACCTGATCGCCATCCAGTTCATCATCTTCGATCTGGAAATCATCTTCATCGTGCCCTGGGCCACCGTGTTCCGCGATCTCGGTCCGGTCGGGCTCATCGAGATGGGCATTTTCGCCAGCATGCTCCTGCTCGGCTTCGTTTACGTCTGGAAGAAGGGAGCGCTCGAATGGGAGTGA
- a CDS encoding NADH-quinone oxidoreductase subunit C: MSGVAPSSAQLAQRLNERFAGASVIVAQPRGEITLEVAPTEWLAAALALRDEFGFEQCVDVSGVDYLSYGSDEWDTDVSSEGFSRGVEGKSAGRFRWGESPNGAADSLPARRFAAVAHLLSCQHNQRVRLKTFAADDDLPVVGSLCHIWPGVNWFEREAFDLYGIVFEGHPDLRRILTDYGFVGHPFRKDFPLIGNVEVRYDAEKRRVVYEPVSIDPRVGVPRVIRDDARYQTAQGETAQRGEVK; encoded by the coding sequence ATGAGCGGCGTTGCTCCGAGCAGCGCGCAGCTCGCCCAGCGCTTGAACGAACGCTTCGCCGGCGCTTCGGTCATCGTGGCGCAGCCGCGCGGCGAGATCACCCTGGAAGTCGCGCCCACCGAATGGCTCGCCGCGGCGCTCGCGCTGCGCGACGAGTTCGGTTTCGAACAGTGCGTCGACGTCAGCGGCGTGGACTACCTGAGCTACGGCAGCGACGAATGGGACACCGACGTGTCCTCGGAAGGCTTCTCGCGTGGCGTGGAAGGCAAGAGCGCCGGCCGTTTCCGTTGGGGCGAGTCGCCCAACGGCGCCGCCGATTCGCTGCCGGCGCGTCGTTTCGCCGCGGTCGCGCATCTGCTGTCGTGCCAGCACAACCAGCGCGTGCGACTGAAGACCTTCGCCGCCGACGACGATCTGCCGGTGGTCGGTTCGCTGTGCCACATCTGGCCCGGCGTGAATTGGTTCGAGCGCGAAGCGTTCGACCTGTACGGCATCGTGTTCGAAGGCCATCCGGACCTGCGTCGGATCCTCACCGATTACGGCTTCGTCGGCCATCCGTTCCGCAAGGATTTCCCGCTGATCGGCAACGTCGAAGTGCGTTACGACGCCGAAAAGCGCCGCGTGGTGTATGAGCCCGTGTCGATCGATCCCCGCGTCGGCGTGCCGCGCGTGATCCGCGACGACGCGCGCTACCAGACCGCCCAGGGCGAAACCGCCCAGCGTGGCGAGGTGAAGTGA
- a CDS encoding NuoB/complex I 20 kDa subunit family protein, producing MGVIQTVSDTVSGLMHNPIPEGRLDDILRPEGENPLLQQGFVTTNLDTLWNWARTGSMWPMTFGLACCAVEMMHAGASRLDLDRYGVVFRPSPRQSDVMIVAGTLVNKMAPALRKVYDQMPDPKWVISMGSCANGGGYYHYSYAVVRGCDRVVPVDVYVPGCPPTAEALVYGILQLQRKIRRGTNFGDNKQGVRE from the coding sequence ATGGGAGTGATCCAAACCGTCAGCGACACCGTGTCGGGCCTGATGCATAACCCGATTCCGGAAGGACGCCTCGACGACATCCTGCGACCGGAAGGCGAAAACCCGCTGCTGCAGCAGGGTTTCGTCACCACCAACCTGGACACGCTGTGGAACTGGGCGCGTACCGGGTCGATGTGGCCGATGACCTTCGGCCTGGCCTGCTGCGCGGTCGAGATGATGCACGCCGGCGCCTCGCGCCTGGACCTGGACCGTTACGGCGTGGTGTTCCGCCCGTCGCCGCGCCAGTCCGACGTGATGATCGTGGCCGGCACCCTGGTCAACAAGATGGCCCCGGCGTTGCGCAAGGTCTACGACCAGATGCCCGACCCGAAGTGGGTGATCTCGATGGGCAGCTGCGCCAACGGCGGCGGCTACTATCACTACTCCTACGCCGTGGTGCGCGGCTGCGACCGCGTGGTCCCGGTCGACGTCTACGTGCCGGGCTGCCCGCCGACCGCCGAAGCGCTGGTCTACGGCATCCTGCAGCTGCAGCGCAAGATCCGTCGCGGCACCAACTTCGGCGACAACAAGCAGGGCGTGCGCGAATGA
- a CDS encoding isopenicillin N synthase family dioxygenase — MSQIPTLDIRRFDTDREAFVAELGAAYREWGFAGINGHGIPAEQIDQSYDVFKRFFALPEEVKRKYHVPGGGGARGYTPFGVETAKGAKHFDLKEFWHVGREIPRDSKYAAEMPANLWPDEIPEFREQAYGLYTTLDQLGSRVLSALALHIGLPQTYFADKTDFGNSILRPIHYPPITADDIPNERAGAHEDINLITLLVGASAAGLEVKSRKGEWVPFTADADTIVVNIGDMLQRLTNHVYPSTTHRVVNPPGEKARQPRYSTPFFLHPNPDFLIDVLPSTISADNPSRYPEPITAQGYLEERLREIKLK; from the coding sequence GTGAGTCAGATTCCCACCCTGGACATTCGCCGCTTCGACACCGACCGCGAGGCGTTCGTCGCCGAACTCGGCGCGGCCTACCGCGAATGGGGCTTCGCCGGCATCAACGGCCACGGCATCCCGGCCGAGCAGATCGATCAGTCCTACGACGTGTTCAAGCGCTTCTTCGCCCTGCCCGAGGAGGTCAAGCGCAAGTACCACGTGCCCGGCGGCGGCGGCGCGCGCGGCTACACCCCGTTCGGGGTCGAGACCGCCAAGGGCGCCAAGCACTTCGACCTCAAGGAGTTCTGGCACGTCGGCCGCGAGATCCCGCGCGACTCCAAGTACGCCGCCGAGATGCCGGCCAACCTGTGGCCCGACGAGATCCCCGAGTTCCGCGAGCAGGCCTACGGCCTGTACACCACCCTGGACCAGTTGGGTTCGCGCGTGCTCAGCGCGCTGGCCCTGCACATCGGCCTGCCGCAGACCTATTTCGCCGACAAGACCGATTTCGGCAATTCGATCCTGCGCCCGATCCACTACCCGCCGATCACCGCCGACGACATCCCCAACGAGCGCGCCGGCGCGCACGAGGACATCAACCTGATCACCCTGCTGGTCGGCGCCAGCGCCGCCGGCCTGGAAGTGAAATCGCGCAAGGGCGAGTGGGTGCCGTTCACCGCCGACGCCGACACCATCGTGGTCAACATCGGCGACATGCTGCAGCGCCTGACCAACCACGTGTACCCGTCGACCACCCACCGCGTGGTCAACCCGCCCGGCGAGAAGGCGCGCCAGCCGCGCTATTCGACCCCGTTCTTCCTGCACCCGAATCCGGATTTCCTGATCGACGTGCTGCCCTCGACGATCAGCGCCGACAACCCCAGCCGCTATCCCGAGCCGATCACCGCTCAGGGTTATCTGGAAGAACGCCTGCGCGAGATCAAGCTGAAGTAA